A window from Opitutia bacterium ISCC 52 encodes these proteins:
- a CDS encoding DUF1501 domain-containing protein, with protein MARREFLSTVGGGFSSLALTGMLGQEGFFNSLNGATVTNPHQGPLATKPPHYAPKAKRVIFLFMYGGPSHIDTFDYKPELFKYDGKTIEVKTFGRGGKKNEGRVVGPKWNFKQHGQSGAWVSDLFPHVATCVDDIAFIKSMQADSPIHGSAMLMMNSGSILSGSPSLGSWINYGLGTVNQDLPGYVVMLDHTGGPISGAKNWSSGYMPASYQGTTFKSEGSPMLDLKSVQGMSMTEQQRIIQSLNHLNEGHMESRYDNTNLAARIASYELAYKMQSTAPEAVELAQESEETKRLYGIDEERTQEFGTKCLLARRLVERDVRFIQIYSGGAHTDSNWDAHGDLEFNHNKHAGRTDKPIAGLLKDLKRRGLLEETLVVWGGEFGRQPTAEYAKGTGRDHNSFGFTMWMAGGGIKGGMSFGSTDELGNNAVENPMHVRRLHATILHLMGLDPNHLSFLHGGLDKRLVGVEGADYVPELIA; from the coding sequence ATGGCTCGCCGTGAATTCCTTTCAACCGTAGGCGGAGGATTCAGCTCCCTCGCACTGACCGGGATGCTGGGTCAGGAAGGATTTTTCAATAGCTTGAATGGGGCCACTGTCACTAATCCACATCAAGGCCCTCTTGCAACTAAGCCCCCCCACTACGCTCCCAAAGCCAAGCGAGTCATCTTTCTCTTCATGTATGGCGGCCCCAGCCATATCGATACCTTCGACTACAAGCCCGAACTTTTCAAATACGATGGAAAGACCATTGAGGTAAAAACCTTTGGTCGCGGCGGAAAGAAAAACGAAGGACGCGTGGTTGGCCCCAAGTGGAATTTCAAACAACACGGCCAATCCGGAGCCTGGGTATCTGACCTCTTTCCTCACGTAGCGACCTGTGTTGACGATATCGCCTTTATCAAATCCATGCAGGCCGACTCACCCATCCATGGGTCAGCCATGTTGATGATGAACTCTGGATCCATCCTGAGTGGCAGTCCCTCCCTCGGATCCTGGATCAATTATGGGCTCGGCACCGTGAATCAGGATCTACCTGGCTACGTGGTCATGCTCGACCATACCGGCGGCCCCATCAGTGGCGCCAAGAACTGGTCCAGTGGATATATGCCCGCCAGTTATCAGGGAACGACCTTCAAGTCCGAAGGCAGCCCCATGCTGGACCTCAAGAGCGTTCAAGGCATGTCGATGACCGAGCAGCAACGTATCATCCAAAGCCTGAACCACCTCAATGAAGGGCACATGGAAAGTCGCTACGACAACACAAACCTGGCAGCCCGCATTGCGAGTTACGAGCTGGCTTACAAAATGCAAAGCACCGCTCCCGAGGCGGTTGAACTGGCACAGGAATCAGAGGAAACCAAACGGCTCTACGGCATCGACGAAGAGCGTACCCAGGAGTTCGGTACTAAATGCCTGCTTGCTAGAAGACTCGTAGAACGGGACGTTCGCTTCATTCAAATTTACTCCGGCGGAGCTCACACCGATTCCAACTGGGATGCCCATGGCGATCTCGAGTTTAACCATAACAAACACGCAGGAAGAACCGACAAACCCATTGCGGGACTCCTTAAAGATTTGAAACGCCGAGGCCTGCTAGAAGAAACACTGGTTGTCTGGGGTGGAGAATTCGGCCGGCAACCCACGGCCGAATACGCCAAGGGCACCGGGCGCGATCACAATTCATTTGGATTCACTATGTGGATGGCCGGCGGAGGCATCAAAGGAGGCATGTCCTTTGGATCAACCGATGAGCTCGGAAACAACGCCGTTGAAAACCCCATGCATGTGCGTCGCCTACACGCCACCATCCTTCATTTGATGGGACTGGATCCGAATCACCTTAGTTTCCTCCATGGAGGACTAGATAAACGCCTGGTCGGCGTTGAAGGTGCGGATTATGTACCGGAGTTGATCGCGTAG
- a CDS encoding DUF1553 domain-containing protein produces the protein MHVSTPTKNYFPTATTWAALLIFALIPSLYSQVGKEVKHWAYDPPANVSVPNVSDKSWSENPIDAFIRSNLDKQKLDPNPPADKLVLLRRAYYDLTGLPPTEEQANAFLTDDSPRAWENLINQLLDSPHYGEKWGRHWLDAARWAESSGYERDTDKRNMWRYRDYVINAVNKDKPYNEFIIDQLAGDVKPDADAESTIATGFLHLGVYDDEPADEGQFYYDYYDDIINTVSRSMLATSISCARCHDHKIDPLSQKEYYQFLSHFKALKIPFKIRNQDISTVSIFDSEKETELSDQLETGIRDIMLPRLKIWQAANYLHTRVPGQDSKKDLYPTKLHFGYVMDDWNTAYGDLDSIKYFYEGALPDGTIHINPDLTQITPAKTVPSSYVIEGTFHQKEAGPKTFNVTINGGAWMYLGDQLVFSKVGLNTITEDFTIDLHAGDHDLKLIFGRHTGLQLKLDLVTEGKPANWVTVSKWSRMKGVANAVVRESADKGGEWGAILKENLKLEKDATDAFQPLQKTMESSLVTAAFNEGSPKPTHVLYRGNPHAPGEEVLPGLPNVLGNQLQDTVSADTDRRLQLAHWIASDTNPLTTRVAVNRIWQHHFGRGLVRSSDEFGGLGSKPTHPELLDWLANEFVRIDWTMKPLHRLIMTSKAYQMSSAPNEEALTKDPLNDHLWRFDMRRLTAEEIRDSVLMVADHFNPQVGGPSVFPTLPKEVLATASKAEQRWKLEAGPEHQNRRSIYTFTRRSLLDPMMSTFDSADTDTSCPVRFNTTVPSQALTMMNSQFMADHADQLAQTLEPLAKDGLEPLINEGFTRVLGRLPDAEERTTSIELIQSMQSDHGHDLPTAINRFALMMLNLNEFVFLD, from the coding sequence ATGCACGTCTCCACCCCAACTAAGAACTATTTTCCTACCGCTACGACCTGGGCGGCCCTGCTAATTTTTGCTCTCATACCAAGCCTCTATTCACAGGTTGGTAAGGAAGTTAAGCACTGGGCCTATGATCCTCCTGCGAATGTTTCGGTGCCAAACGTTTCAGACAAGTCCTGGTCGGAAAACCCGATCGACGCGTTTATTCGCTCTAACTTGGATAAGCAAAAGCTCGATCCGAATCCCCCGGCAGACAAGTTGGTTCTACTCCGTCGAGCCTACTACGACTTGACTGGCCTTCCTCCTACTGAAGAACAAGCGAATGCCTTTTTGACGGATGATTCGCCCAGAGCTTGGGAGAACCTCATCAACCAACTGCTGGATTCTCCTCACTACGGTGAGAAATGGGGTCGCCACTGGCTGGATGCAGCCCGATGGGCTGAATCGAGTGGCTACGAGCGCGATACCGATAAACGCAACATGTGGAGATACCGCGATTACGTCATCAATGCGGTTAACAAAGACAAACCCTACAACGAATTCATCATCGATCAGCTTGCTGGAGACGTGAAGCCAGACGCCGATGCCGAAAGCACCATCGCAACCGGCTTCCTCCACCTGGGAGTCTACGACGATGAGCCAGCTGACGAAGGCCAGTTCTACTACGACTACTACGACGACATCATAAACACCGTCTCACGATCAATGCTGGCGACGAGTATATCCTGCGCCCGCTGCCACGACCACAAGATTGATCCCCTTTCACAAAAAGAATACTACCAATTCTTGTCTCATTTCAAAGCTCTCAAAATTCCCTTTAAAATCCGAAACCAGGATATTTCAACCGTCTCGATTTTTGATTCAGAAAAAGAAACTGAGCTGAGCGACCAATTGGAAACAGGGATTCGCGACATCATGTTGCCTCGGTTGAAAATCTGGCAGGCGGCCAACTACCTTCACACCCGAGTTCCAGGTCAGGATTCAAAGAAAGACCTTTACCCGACCAAGCTCCACTTCGGTTACGTGATGGATGATTGGAATACTGCCTATGGCGATTTGGATAGCATAAAATATTTCTACGAAGGAGCCCTCCCGGATGGGACCATTCACATTAATCCTGACCTGACACAAATCACACCTGCCAAAACAGTTCCGTCCTCTTACGTCATCGAAGGAACCTTTCATCAAAAGGAAGCAGGTCCGAAAACTTTCAATGTTACCATCAACGGGGGCGCTTGGATGTATTTGGGCGATCAACTCGTATTTTCAAAAGTGGGCCTCAATACCATCACCGAAGACTTCACCATTGATCTACATGCCGGCGATCACGATCTGAAACTGATCTTCGGTCGACATACGGGTCTTCAACTCAAACTTGATTTAGTCACTGAAGGTAAACCGGCAAACTGGGTTACCGTTAGTAAGTGGAGTCGCATGAAGGGCGTAGCGAACGCCGTCGTAAGAGAATCCGCAGACAAAGGCGGCGAATGGGGTGCTATTTTAAAAGAAAATCTTAAGTTGGAAAAAGACGCTACAGATGCATTCCAACCCCTACAGAAAACCATGGAGAGCTCCCTGGTAACGGCTGCGTTCAACGAAGGTAGCCCCAAGCCCACGCATGTGCTCTATCGAGGCAACCCACATGCCCCAGGCGAAGAAGTACTACCGGGACTCCCCAATGTATTGGGAAATCAACTACAAGACACAGTAAGCGCCGATACTGACCGCCGTTTGCAACTGGCCCATTGGATTGCCAGTGATACCAATCCACTTACCACGCGCGTAGCGGTAAACCGTATCTGGCAACACCACTTCGGCAGAGGCCTGGTGAGAAGCTCAGATGAATTTGGAGGACTGGGAAGTAAACCTACCCATCCTGAGTTGCTCGATTGGCTGGCAAATGAATTCGTTCGCATTGATTGGACCATGAAACCCCTGCACCGTCTGATCATGACTTCCAAGGCTTATCAGATGTCCTCAGCTCCCAATGAAGAGGCACTGACCAAAGATCCACTCAATGATCACCTGTGGAGATTCGATATGCGAAGACTAACGGCAGAGGAAATTCGCGATTCAGTGCTCATGGTGGCCGATCACTTTAACCCACAGGTAGGTGGCCCCAGCGTTTTTCCCACCTTACCCAAAGAAGTACTGGCAACCGCCTCGAAAGCGGAACAGCGGTGGAAGCTTGAAGCCGGCCCGGAGCATCAAAACCGGAGAAGCATCTATACTTTTACCCGACGCTCACTATTGGACCCGATGATGTCTACCTTTGATTCAGCAGACACAGACACCTCCTGTCCCGTCCGTTTCAATACCACCGTTCCGTCTCAGGCTCTCACCATGATGAATAGCCAGTTTATGGCGGATCATGCGGATCAACTGGCACAAACGTTGGAACCACTCGCCAAAGATGGCTTGGAGCCATTGATCAATGAAGGGTTTACTCGCGTGCTGGGCCGATTACCCGATGCAGAAGAACGCACGACTTCCATCGAGCTGATCCAATCCATGCAATCCGACCACGGCCACGATCTGCCAACCGCGATCAATCGCTTCGCCCTCATGATGCTGAATCTCAACGAATTTGTATTCCTCGACTGA
- a CDS encoding dihydroxy-acid dehydratase, translating to MKNSDDSPKPRKSPEELRSHHWYGVNDLRSFGHRSRSAQMGYSREDYAGKPVIAILNTWNDINPCHTHFKNRAEEIKRGIWQAGGFPVELPAISLSENFMKPTTMMYRNLLAMEAEEQVRAHPADGVVLMGGCDKTTPALLMGAASMNLPAIYMPAGAMLRGDYCGKILGSGTDIWKYWADLRAGKINECEWRGIESGIARSAGTCMTMGTAATMMSAVDALGFTLPGASSIPAVDSRHSQMATNVGRRIVDMVWEDLTPSDILTAESFDNAITTVLALSGSTNAVIHLIAMARRAGVNLSMERFDELSAKVPVVANMRPAGDFLMEDFYYAGGLEAMLEQIRPLLHTDCITVNGKSLGENIAGAKVHNSEVIHSLEAPCAPSGSLVVLRGNLAPNGAVMKPVAAEAHLHKHTGKVIVFDSYDEMQGQIDDPDLEVDENSVIVLRNAGPVGAGMPEWGQLPIPQKLLEKGVRDMLRISDARMSGTSYGACVLHVAPESFVGGPLALLQTGDEIKLDVEARSLDMLVSDEELEKRRSNYVAPEPKYARGYGRLYSEHIQQADLGCDFDFLAGTAPIPDPEIH from the coding sequence GTGAAAAATTCAGACGACTCTCCTAAACCACGAAAAAGCCCCGAAGAACTACGCAGCCATCACTGGTATGGGGTCAATGATCTACGCTCATTTGGGCACCGGTCGCGCTCAGCTCAGATGGGTTATAGCCGGGAAGATTATGCTGGGAAACCGGTAATCGCCATTCTCAATACCTGGAACGACATCAATCCGTGTCATACCCATTTCAAGAATCGGGCGGAAGAGATTAAGCGAGGCATCTGGCAAGCAGGTGGTTTCCCGGTAGAGCTACCGGCTATTTCGCTTTCCGAAAACTTCATGAAGCCGACTACCATGATGTATCGGAATCTGTTGGCCATGGAAGCGGAAGAGCAGGTCCGAGCTCATCCTGCAGACGGCGTTGTGCTGATGGGCGGGTGTGATAAAACGACGCCAGCGCTTCTCATGGGTGCGGCGAGTATGAATTTGCCGGCCATCTATATGCCGGCGGGAGCGATGCTTCGTGGGGACTACTGCGGCAAGATCTTAGGGAGTGGTACCGATATCTGGAAATACTGGGCTGATTTGCGCGCGGGTAAAATCAACGAGTGCGAATGGCGTGGTATCGAATCGGGCATCGCTCGTTCGGCCGGCACCTGCATGACCATGGGGACTGCAGCTACCATGATGAGTGCGGTAGATGCTTTGGGATTTACGCTTCCAGGAGCATCCTCGATTCCAGCGGTGGATTCACGTCACTCACAAATGGCGACCAATGTAGGTCGGCGCATTGTGGATATGGTGTGGGAAGATCTAACACCCAGTGACATTCTTACGGCCGAGTCATTTGATAACGCGATTACCACCGTACTTGCACTGAGTGGATCGACTAATGCCGTTATCCACTTGATCGCCATGGCCAGGCGAGCGGGGGTGAATCTGAGTATGGAGCGATTTGATGAGCTCTCTGCCAAGGTGCCAGTGGTTGCCAATATGCGACCAGCTGGAGATTTCCTCATGGAAGACTTTTATTATGCGGGTGGGCTCGAAGCCATGTTAGAGCAAATTCGTCCTCTCCTGCATACCGATTGCATAACAGTGAATGGGAAATCACTCGGCGAAAACATTGCCGGCGCCAAAGTGCACAACTCGGAGGTGATTCATTCATTGGAGGCTCCCTGTGCTCCTTCAGGAAGCCTGGTTGTGCTTCGCGGTAATCTTGCGCCCAACGGTGCGGTTATGAAGCCCGTGGCAGCTGAGGCGCATCTGCACAAGCACACCGGTAAGGTGATTGTCTTTGATAGCTATGATGAGATGCAGGGCCAGATCGATGACCCGGACCTGGAGGTCGATGAGAACTCCGTAATCGTTTTGCGCAATGCCGGTCCGGTCGGAGCAGGAATGCCCGAATGGGGTCAGCTACCGATTCCGCAAAAGTTGTTGGAAAAGGGGGTCCGCGATATGCTACGAATCTCTGATGCTCGAATGAGTGGTACCAGCTATGGCGCCTGTGTACTCCACGTGGCGCCCGAGTCCTTTGTTGGTGGGCCCTTGGCACTCCTTCAAACCGGTGATGAGATCAAGCTGGATGTGGAAGCCCGATCCCTCGACATGTTGGTGAGCGACGAGGAACTCGAAAAGCGGCGATCAAACTACGTCGCACCGGAACCCAAATACGCACGGGGATACGGACGTCTTTATTCCGAGCATATTCAACAAGCTGATCTGGGCTGTGACTTCGACTTCCTCGCTGGCACGGCTCCTATCCCCGATCCCGAAATCCACTGA
- the garL gene encoding 2-dehydro-3-deoxyglucarate aldolase: MTEPYNPLPNQFRQDMIACKTLIGCWCGLANPYSAEILGQAGFDWLLIDGEHAPNDIQSFVAQLMAFKDSPSAPIVRPQWAEPVIIKRLLDSGFFNFLFPFIESAEEAEAVVAATRYPPQGIRGVSLSQRGNKYGYVPDYHATINDNITVLVQIESQKGLDNVEAIAKVEGVDGLFIGPSDLSVALGHFGNPMHPEVQEAMQHIVDVGKATNTAVGILAPVEEHARKYLEMGISFVSVGADLGILKNATLELRKKFKE, from the coding sequence ATGACAGAACCCTACAATCCTCTTCCGAATCAATTCCGTCAGGATATGATCGCTTGTAAAACTTTAATCGGCTGTTGGTGCGGCCTGGCCAATCCCTATAGCGCCGAGATACTCGGGCAGGCTGGGTTTGATTGGCTGCTTATCGATGGTGAGCACGCGCCTAACGATATCCAAAGTTTTGTCGCTCAACTGATGGCGTTCAAAGATAGCCCGAGTGCTCCGATTGTTCGTCCACAGTGGGCAGAGCCTGTGATTATTAAACGCTTACTGGATAGTGGGTTTTTTAATTTCCTCTTTCCATTCATCGAATCTGCTGAAGAAGCAGAAGCGGTAGTGGCGGCTACTCGATATCCGCCTCAAGGGATCCGTGGAGTATCCTTATCTCAGAGAGGAAACAAATACGGTTATGTGCCCGACTACCATGCCACGATAAACGATAACATCACCGTTCTTGTGCAAATTGAGAGTCAGAAAGGACTCGATAACGTGGAGGCCATCGCAAAGGTAGAAGGCGTGGACGGCCTGTTCATAGGACCTTCAGATCTTTCCGTCGCCTTAGGTCATTTTGGAAATCCCATGCACCCGGAAGTTCAGGAAGCCATGCAGCATATTGTTGATGTCGGAAAAGCAACGAACACGGCAGTTGGTATTCTTGCTCCCGTCGAGGAGCATGCCCGAAAGTACTTAGAAATGGGCATCAGCTTTGTATCTGTTGGAGCCGACCTCGGTATTTTAAAGAATGCGACCCTGGAACTTCGGAAGAAATTTAAGGAGTAG
- the fucU gene encoding L-fucose mutarotase — protein MLIGISPVISPELLNAIYRMGHGDEIVLADAHFPGETFNGNVIRADGLKVATLLEGIMPLFILDQYVDNPFAMMAAVEGDELDPSVEEGYLQAIHKSWPKTSAAERVERFAFYERAKSAYAVVMTGETAKYGNIILKKGVTPC, from the coding sequence ATGCTCATCGGAATATCACCAGTCATCAGTCCAGAGTTGCTCAATGCCATTTACCGAATGGGACATGGCGACGAAATTGTTTTAGCTGACGCACACTTTCCAGGGGAAACGTTCAATGGAAACGTAATTCGTGCCGATGGTTTAAAAGTTGCCACCCTACTTGAAGGCATCATGCCCTTGTTCATTCTCGATCAATACGTCGACAACCCCTTTGCCATGATGGCAGCCGTCGAAGGCGATGAGCTGGATCCAAGTGTTGAAGAAGGATATCTTCAAGCCATACACAAAAGCTGGCCGAAAACCTCAGCCGCTGAACGCGTAGAGCGCTTCGCTTTCTATGAACGCGCAAAAAGCGCCTATGCCGTGGTGATGACCGGAGAAACAGCGAAGTATGGTAATATCATCCTAAAGAAGGGTGTGACGCCCTGCTAG
- a CDS encoding zinc-binding dehydrogenase, translated as MTSLADVMQGAVLPGDSTTELKEFEVPEPGHGEVLIRTKASTICGSDIRCIYHEHLGKGPEGYQGVIAGHEPCGQIAKVGPGCRQFKKNDRVIVYHISGCGVCNDCRRGYMISCTNETYRRAYGWQRDGGMAPYMIAEEKDLIALPDELSYVDGAQVACGFGTVYEGLEKIGISGNDAVLITGLGPVGLASAMLSRALGAKQIIGIDVIEERMELAKELGLCDQVLKAGPENVAEVKALTGGHGVERAVDCSANDKARTTAVQATRKWGKIVLIGEGGSMNINPSPDMIHDQKTLYGSWVTSTWKMEELVERLVRWNIHPADLVTHRFSLENVGGAYSLMASGKCGKVAVCFDEELID; from the coding sequence ATGACTAGTTTAGCAGACGTTATGCAAGGAGCGGTGCTTCCAGGAGATAGCACCACGGAGTTGAAAGAATTTGAGGTGCCAGAACCTGGGCATGGAGAAGTGCTTATTCGAACGAAGGCATCGACCATATGTGGTTCCGACATTCGGTGCATTTACCACGAGCACCTGGGCAAGGGACCGGAAGGCTATCAAGGAGTTATCGCCGGCCACGAACCCTGCGGTCAGATAGCCAAGGTGGGTCCCGGTTGTCGCCAGTTTAAAAAAAATGATCGAGTCATTGTGTATCATATTTCTGGATGCGGCGTATGTAACGACTGTCGCCGCGGCTACATGATCTCTTGCACCAACGAGACTTACCGCCGCGCCTACGGTTGGCAGCGCGATGGAGGCATGGCTCCTTACATGATCGCCGAAGAGAAAGACTTGATCGCCCTACCTGATGAGCTCAGCTATGTGGATGGTGCCCAGGTCGCCTGTGGTTTCGGTACGGTTTATGAAGGCTTGGAAAAAATTGGAATCAGCGGAAACGATGCCGTTCTTATCACTGGACTCGGTCCCGTTGGCCTTGCCTCAGCCATGCTCAGTCGAGCGCTTGGCGCCAAGCAGATCATTGGCATCGATGTGATCGAAGAACGGATGGAACTCGCCAAGGAGTTGGGGCTCTGTGACCAGGTCCTCAAAGCAGGCCCGGAAAATGTAGCCGAAGTGAAGGCTCTCACTGGAGGCCATGGTGTCGAACGCGCAGTCGATTGTTCCGCCAATGACAAAGCACGAACGACCGCCGTTCAAGCCACACGCAAATGGGGTAAGATCGTCCTTATCGGCGAAGGTGGCAGCATGAATATTAATCCGTCACCGGACATGATTCATGACCAGAAAACACTCTATGGCTCTTGGGTCACCTCTACCTGGAAAATGGAAGAACTGGTCGAACGTCTGGTGCGTTGGAACATTCACCCTGCTGACTTGGTAACGCACAGGTTCTCCCTGGAAAATGTGGGAGGCGCTTACTCATTGATGGCCTCAGGCAAATGCGGCAAAGTAGCAGTTTGCTTTGACGAAGAACTTATCGATTAA